A portion of the Rhodanobacter sp. AS-Z3 genome contains these proteins:
- a CDS encoding DsbA family oxidoreductase: protein MNSSTPLRIDFVSDVSCPWCAVGLASLQQALAKLDGEVSARIHFQPFELNPQMAAEGEDSTEHLVRKYGSNAEQIDANRAAIRERGAALGFVFNMDRRSRVSNTFDAHRLLHWAGLEGRQLPLKQILLRAYFTDGEDVSAHGTLQRLAIEAGLDGERAAQILAGSEYADEVRAQEEFFTARGIHSVPATIINGQHLISGGQPPEAFEQALRQIIAGS from the coding sequence ATGAACTCTTCTACTCCCCTTCGCATCGACTTCGTCTCCGACGTTTCCTGTCCGTGGTGCGCGGTGGGGCTGGCTTCGCTGCAGCAGGCATTGGCGAAGCTGGACGGCGAGGTCAGCGCCAGGATTCACTTCCAGCCATTCGAGCTGAACCCGCAGATGGCTGCGGAAGGTGAGGACTCCACCGAGCATCTGGTGCGCAAGTACGGCAGCAATGCCGAGCAGATCGACGCCAACCGCGCAGCGATACGCGAACGCGGTGCAGCGCTGGGCTTCGTTTTCAACATGGATCGGCGCAGCCGCGTCTCCAACACGTTCGATGCGCACCGCCTGCTGCACTGGGCCGGGCTTGAAGGTCGCCAACTACCGCTGAAACAGATTCTGCTGCGCGCCTACTTCACTGATGGTGAGGACGTCAGCGCACACGGCACCTTGCAGCGGCTGGCCATCGAAGCGGGGCTGGATGGCGAGCGCGCCGCACAGATTCTCGCCGGCAGTGAGTATGCCGATGAAGTACGTGCGCAAGAAGAGTTCTTCACTGCGCGCGGCATCCATTCGGTACCGGCGACGATTATCAACGGACAGCACCTGATTTCAGGCGGTCAGCCGCCGGAGGCGTTCGAACAAGCGTTGCGGCAGATCATCGCCGGCAGCTGA